In Candidatus Cohnella colombiensis, one DNA window encodes the following:
- the cmk gene encoding (d)CMP kinase, with amino-acid sequence MNSHTQPINIAIDGPAGAGKSTVARLVAKSLQYIYVDTGAMYRAVTFKVLEAGLSVEDEAGIAHLTETLDIILRPGEQAQQVFVNSEEVSAKLRTLDINRNVSYIARIEAVRTKMADLQRQMSLAKGVVMDGRDIGTHVLPNAELKVFLTASARERATRRFKELGDDAGITLEQLEQEITTRDRLDQEREIAPLICAADARLIDSTSQTIDEVAKQIVQWGLAIARTISTGGK; translated from the coding sequence ATGAATTCACATACTCAACCTATCAATATTGCGATTGATGGACCTGCGGGTGCTGGGAAAAGTACAGTCGCTCGTTTGGTGGCGAAGTCGCTACAATACATATACGTGGATACTGGAGCGATGTATCGCGCTGTCACCTTCAAAGTGCTGGAAGCTGGTCTATCTGTAGAAGATGAAGCTGGAATCGCACATCTAACCGAAACCTTAGATATTATTTTACGCCCTGGCGAACAAGCGCAACAGGTGTTTGTAAATAGTGAAGAGGTAAGCGCAAAGCTACGTACTTTGGATATTAATCGTAACGTATCGTATATTGCTCGAATCGAAGCTGTTCGGACCAAGATGGCTGATCTTCAACGTCAGATGTCATTAGCCAAAGGAGTCGTCATGGACGGCCGCGATATTGGTACACATGTGTTGCCGAATGCGGAGCTCAAAGTATTTTTGACTGCATCAGCTAGAGAGCGTGCAACTAGAAGATTCAAAGAGCTTGGTGATGATGCTGGAATTACGTTAGAGCAGCTTGAACAGGAAATTACGACACGAGACCGGCTTGATCAAGAACGAGAAATCGCACCCCTCATTTGTGCAGCTGACGCTCGTCTCATTGACTCTACAAGTCAAACGATCGACGAAGTAGCTAAACAAATCGTACAATGGGGACTTGCTATTGCAAGAACCATTTCGACCGGAGGGAAGTAA
- a CDS encoding flagellar brake domain-containing protein, with amino-acid sequence MLPKINQMMYLQAESATGNEEPITLRSRVADLDERNIYIEIPLDEKSRKLYRAKVGEQFQLYFFTNEGVKHLFASDVTGFRKEKVNLVAIRMPKLEDISKDQRRSFLRVEANLEVAVQIGNKLRFVAITEDVGGGGVSFICERKWPIETNAQLSCWLLLHYKNGSIAHAAFVGEVVRVLPVESDRNLIMMRFQDIVDTDQQKIIRYCFERQLDKRKD; translated from the coding sequence GTGCTACCAAAAATTAACCAAATGATGTATTTGCAGGCTGAGTCTGCAACTGGGAATGAAGAGCCAATAACATTACGTTCTCGTGTAGCGGATTTAGATGAACGCAATATCTATATTGAAATTCCACTAGATGAAAAGAGTAGAAAATTATATCGTGCAAAAGTTGGCGAGCAGTTCCAACTCTATTTTTTTACGAATGAAGGCGTTAAACACCTGTTTGCTTCGGATGTAACTGGATTTCGGAAAGAAAAAGTTAATCTGGTCGCCATTCGGATGCCGAAGCTTGAAGATATATCCAAGGATCAGCGTCGTAGCTTTTTGCGCGTGGAAGCGAACCTAGAGGTTGCGGTTCAAATTGGAAATAAGCTGCGCTTCGTTGCGATAACGGAAGATGTTGGCGGTGGTGGAGTATCTTTCATTTGTGAACGCAAATGGCCGATCGAAACGAATGCTCAACTATCTTGCTGGCTTTTACTTCATTATAAAAATGGTTCAATTGCACATGCGGCATTTGTGGGAGAGGTTGTACGTGTACTGCCTGTCGAATCTGACCGCAATTTGATAATGATGAGATTTCAAGACATTGTTGATACCGATCAACAAAAAATAATTCGTTATTGCTTCGAACGTCAACTAGATAAACGGAAAGATTAA
- a CDS encoding DUF5359 family protein: MKNRASNSDNPEPNFTAWSERVERYIVRVIVVLTVLLCLSQLMLQFPSVRRLISSTERTEGVPFPYISP; encoded by the coding sequence TTGAAAAATCGGGCTAGCAACAGCGACAATCCTGAACCGAATTTCACTGCTTGGTCAGAGCGCGTAGAGCGCTATATCGTTCGAGTTATTGTAGTGCTGACAGTGCTCTTGTGCTTGTCACAACTTATGCTTCAATTCCCATCGGTTCGCCGTCTGATCTCCTCTACTGAACGAACTGAAGGAGTCCCATTTCCATACATATCCCCCTAG
- the ypeB gene encoding germination protein YpeB, protein MYARLSSVMFPIAALLFAGAIFWGYQEHQEKNSILIKAENQYQRAFHDLNTHMDRLYDEMGETLAVAGNSQAMQRKGLVNIWRLTSQAQNEINQLPLAMLPFNNASKFLARINNFAYQTAVRDLTKQPLTDQELKMMKSLYTTAQSINSELGSVQEAVMKDHLRWMDVEIAMASENGPNDNMIIDGFKSMDKQMGEYPETEWGPTALSTDRMRSSKGLEGKEVTEDEIRNVAAQYLHANVAQKKISVEATGEKTELPTYSVTVEEAKHEAVQMDFTRKGGHLLWMMNSRVVKDRTINFDTARNKASQYLVRHKYMEMTPVTYDEYDHVAVFTFVRLIDGIRFYPDKLTVRVALDNGEVVGLQTSDHVFAPKLLTPGKPKVSKAEAQKVLNTNFRIEQHLLSVMENPMQQLVLCHEFIGKINNRKYRIFVNAETGIEEDVVEIPDSAKPIY, encoded by the coding sequence ATGTACGCACGTCTAAGTTCAGTTATGTTCCCGATTGCTGCTTTGTTGTTTGCTGGCGCAATTTTTTGGGGGTACCAAGAGCATCAAGAGAAGAACTCGATTTTGATTAAAGCAGAAAACCAATATCAACGTGCATTTCATGATTTGAACACCCATATGGATCGATTATATGATGAGATGGGTGAGACTTTGGCGGTCGCAGGAAATTCTCAAGCCATGCAAAGAAAAGGGCTCGTGAATATTTGGCGATTGACAAGTCAAGCGCAAAATGAAATCAATCAGTTGCCTTTGGCAATGCTTCCGTTCAACAATGCATCAAAATTTCTTGCAAGAATTAACAATTTTGCTTATCAGACCGCTGTTCGAGATTTAACAAAGCAACCGCTCACCGACCAAGAACTGAAGATGATGAAGTCACTCTACACAACTGCACAATCGATCAACTCGGAGCTCGGATCAGTTCAAGAAGCAGTAATGAAAGATCATCTGCGATGGATGGATGTCGAGATCGCGATGGCGAGTGAAAATGGACCCAATGATAATATGATTATTGATGGATTTAAATCGATGGATAAACAAATGGGCGAATACCCAGAGACGGAGTGGGGTCCGACAGCGTTATCAACAGATCGCATGAGATCTTCTAAAGGATTAGAAGGGAAAGAAGTCACTGAGGATGAAATCAGAAACGTAGCTGCACAATATTTACACGCTAATGTAGCTCAGAAAAAGATATCGGTTGAGGCGACAGGTGAAAAAACAGAACTCCCAACGTACTCTGTGACTGTAGAGGAAGCGAAGCATGAGGCAGTTCAAATGGATTTCACGCGCAAAGGTGGACATCTGCTATGGATGATGAACTCCCGTGTAGTGAAGGATCGCACAATAAACTTCGATACAGCGCGAAATAAGGCATCTCAGTATCTTGTCAGGCATAAGTACATGGAGATGACTCCTGTTACTTATGACGAATATGATCATGTAGCGGTGTTTACATTCGTTCGATTAATTGACGGCATAAGATTTTATCCTGATAAGCTCACCGTCCGCGTTGCTCTTGATAATGGCGAAGTCGTTGGCTTGCAAACGTCGGATCATGTCTTCGCACCAAAGCTGTTAACGCCAGGCAAGCCCAAAGTAAGCAAAGCTGAGGCACAGAAAGTATTAAATACCAATTTCAGAATTGAGCAGCACTTGCTTTCGGTAATGGAAAACCCGATGCAGCAGCTCGTCCTCTGTCATGAATTTATTGGAAAGATCAACAATCGAAAGTACCGCATCTTCGTGAATGCGGAAACTGGAATTGAGGAGGACGTTGTCGAAATTCCTGATAGTGCTAAACCGATCTACTGA